AGTATCACTCTCTTGCAGCAGCAGTTTGGTGGCTACCTGAGAAACAACACTTGATTAGTATAGTTagaaacaaaaagcaaactcaTCCATGATACTAACGCAAGTACGATCATGGAAATTACATTGTAATTCTACTTCCTTCCTTCCAACTTATTGTGGCTCTCAAtatgaaatttggaatttaaacaTTTGCAAACATATACACCCTGTAACATACGTAGAAAGCATCTTCAACAGCTCATTTATGGAATAGATTAATAAAGACACTGAATTCAGAAACAAACAAGGAGGAGGAAagagatagaaaataaaatatttaaatttatagaattaagaaaatattaaaaaatattaaaaagcTGTATGCAGCAGATTGTATGGATGAATATAAGAAATGGTGCAGTTCGTAGTTCAGCATTACAGGGAAGGTAGTCAGCAGAAGAAAACTTGAGCCTCACGAGAAATAGGAGAAAGACAGAGaacatgcaatagcttaaaatggaaaaagaaaataacataaagAAATTTATAACGACGTTGAactcaaaaataaataagaaagaaagagaaactaATGTACTTAAAAATCTATTTTCCCATAAGAACAACTCAAAAGGTGTTAGCAGTTCTGCATCTCAagatagttaaaaaaaaaaaaacttgagctCAATACGGAAAGTATTAATATCGATTCCTACACAATAGCAAATTCTATGCTAGTGGAGAAGTAGATCattttgggggaaaaaaaaccTCAAAGAAAGGGGAGAAAACATGTACATGAGAGCCAGTCAGGATTTTGATCAAACAAGTGATCTTCAATTACCCCATCACAGCGTGGAAAAAAATGggtcaagggcatttttggcaCAAGGATTGTCCCACTCTAGTGATTCCCACCATTCTTCATCTCCCCTGATTTCACTAAGAGTGCTGGGAAGAGATGGTGGTCCGTCGATGGTGGAAAGAAACAAAGGCAGCCTCTTTAAATTTGGACAATTAAATATTCTGATCTCCTCAATTGATTTGTAGATCATGGCTGCCTTGCAAATGTTCTTCAGTTGTGGCAGGTTATCCAGACGCAACCACCTCAATTTCGGAAGGATGACAGTGGCGGTGGCTCCTTCACTTGAAGTCAATTGGGtgccttctcctcctccttgtCCTACTCCATTGCCATCTGCTGCTATCTCCTCCAGTCCTCCACAGTCTTCAACTATTAATGTTTCAAGATTTTGAAGGTTCTGCAGCAGCTGCACTGTGAATAGCTGCTTCATGTTGTGACATTCAGAAATCTCCAATATTTGAAGGGAAGAAAAGGTGCCAGCTAGAAACAAATATGGTTTTGATTCTCCGTAAAATAGACCAACCAGATTTGGCAACTTGGAGAGGCGTAGCCTTTTGAGACCACAAAGTGGACTAATAGATGAGACTTCCAACTGATCACGTGGAGAAGCAGAGGCCAATTGCCAGAGGAACTCTATTCCAACCGAATCCATAATAACCAATCTAGATAAGTGacttaaatttataaaattcttAAAAACATCTGACAAGCACCTAATGCCCATGCCCTCACACTCCTCAATTATCAGACTTTTCATATCGTCTGGCAGATAGTTCGATCCTTTACCAAGCTTACACTGATGGAAATACAGTTGTTTCTCCCATGCCCTCACTTCATTAACAAAACTCGGATCCTCAGTTAATATGTCAGTGATATAAACATGATTATAGTATTTTGGCCACCGAGTAATTTTATAGAAGTCCGTAAAAGACAAACATCCTTTAAAACTTTCTAACTGGTTCAACACTTCTGGATCATTAACTTGTACCCTACAATTGCCTGGCAATAATAGCCGTTGAAGACGGTGAAATTGGGAAAATGTCCCTTTTGGTATTATTATCTTTCGTCTTAAACTCCGACACTCCCAACCTTTTGGGTAAATCCTTTCGTCCCTTTTGTCCAAGTTAAGCCTTTCGAGGTTGACCAGTGACTCCAAACCCTCAGGTAAATCCTCAATCTTAGGGGAGAATAGGTCCAAATCCCTCAATTGCTCGAGCTTTCCCAGTGGTGGCACAGATCGGAGGTCATTACAATCCCTCAAAATCAAGGCAGTGAGATTCACCATGTCTGAAACACAATTAGGCAGCTCTGTTATGCCTTCGCACCAAGATAGATTCAAAACTTTAAGTCCACACATGTGCCGAAAGAATGAATCTGGGATTTCTTTTATGTAAACATCAGAGAGAAGCAAGGTTGAGAGCTTAGGACAATTTGGTGACCAGGCTGGCGGAATTTCTATTCCTTCGGAATTTTGTGAATAGAAGGAAACTGCACGGAGATCTTGTGTCCACTCTTCTTGTTCCAGTGTTGTTACATGTGAATGTTCCTGTCCTAAGCTTTTCACCAAGAATCGTGGTACATCATCTCTGCTGCTCTCTGGTGTGGAGTTTCCATGCGTGATCCTTAATGCCATGTCTCTGACCAAATCATGCATCTTCACACAGTCACCCCCTTCGAAATATTTTGTTTCTTCCAGCAAGCAAACTCTTATCAGTTTGTTTAATATCGTTTGACCTTCATCAAATGCTTTTGACCTTGAGCCCCGTTTTGACGTCAGCTCTGCCCAAATAAACAGGTCTATTAGTTCCTCTCTTTTTATATCACTATCTTCTGGATAAAGACAGCAATACAAGAAGCAATTCTTTTCACATTTATTCAGGCGATTGAAACTCCATTCCAGGATGCGAAACACCTTTTCTTCCATCTTATCGTTCCCTCCAGCTTTCAAGTCTTCCAATGCATTTCTCCACTCACAGATGTCTCTCACACCTCTCATGCTCCCAGCCACTGTGACAATACCAAGAGGCAAACCACCACACCTTTCCGTGATGGACTTGGCAATATCTTTCAATTCTCCATCAAGCACGGTCTCGTTGCCAAGTGTACGCTTGAACAAACCCCAAGCTTCCTCTGTGTCCAAAGTTTTCAATTCAAAAGTGCGGCATTGCATCTGGTTGCACACATCTTCTGAGCGTGTAGTCAAAATCAGTCTGCAATTTCTTGCACCAATCCCCAAGCTGTCTAAACCAAAGTCTTCCCAAACATCATCCAATATGAGCACTACCGTTTCCTCCATTTTCTCGAATGCCTCACGCAACCTATGTGCCCTCTCTTTTTCATCATCCTCGTGTGACAGATCAAGCCCTAAGCGTTTAGCAACGTCACCTTGCAGCCTTTTGATGGTAAAATCTTGGGAGACAGAAATCCAATAAACCTTGAATTGAGGATTCTCAAGGAGATGATCATGGATGTGTTCCGCCAATGTAGTCTTACCCACGCCACCCATCCCCCAAATCCCAATCCTTAAGATCTCATTGGTGTCCAACTTTTCTCCAATCCTTAAGATATCTTTCAAATCTCTGTCAAacttttctccaaataatttcgTTGTCACTCGCGGCTTACCTCTGCTCTCAAAAACCTCAAGGCAAAGCTCACCAAATTTCTCACTTTGCTCAATAAGGTCTTGTACCTTTGCATCCATTTTCTCCACTCCATCCCCACTGCTAAATGCATTTCTTAGAAGATTACCCTGTTCTATGCTCGTTTTCAATGCAACGAATTCAGTCTCTATTTTTGCTACCTCCTCAAACCAAATCTCAacctcccttttccttttcttagtacCTGATCTTTCTGCATCTGTCACCTGCGACTCGAGGTCAGATTTTCTGCCGCTTAATATTTGCAACTTCGTTTCGAGCGACCTTAGATTATCACGCAAATAGTACCACTTCTTTCCTTTGTCTAGTGCCCAATTCCAAATTCCCATGCACTCCATTAATTCTTTAATGCAGTCCATTACCTATCAATTGACAAGAGAATCTCTAAAAATTCCAGTTATCAACCAATAACGTTGTTCAATAAAGGCAGCATAATAATCCATTGGAAACTTAGTTTGACAAATTTGAACTCGGTGAGGAAACTAAACAATTAGCCGATTAATGTTGGATTCTACATAATGGTATCCTCAACTTTTAATCAACGTTtctttttgcatttatttttgaATATGTGCATCATCAATGTTAAAGATGAAAAAGACTTTCCTCATATTCAACTATTTATCAAATACAACTTTCTTGCGCTGAATGAAAGGTTCATGAAGTATACAGtagtaattttatattttttgggtaCAACATGATGTTTCTTCTCActaatataatttttctttttcttatttgtgGCAAATGGTATCTTaattactttttaaaatttttttgataaataaattttaggtCAATTGGTGTGTATGTCGAATTACTCACCACTCATTGCGTCTCATTCGACAAATAGCAAACGACAAAATAGTCCAATTAAAGGCCTCACATAATTCAAGAATATATCAAACTTGGTCTGCACGTTGCTTAATAAAGTCATAGCACAATAGGTaagtaggaaaagaaaaatcttccTCAATTAATTTATGCAACTATAAGCTCATCTATGATTCTTCCCATTGGCAAAAATACAATATTTACTACAATATGTGGAGACATATCAATGCGATATGAAGAACCATGTAAATTTCAAATCTCATCAATAAAATGTATCTCAAAAAAATTACAGAATATGCATGAAAACCCACTTCTTTAGCCTCTCAGATAGATTACTGAggtaaatttttttcttttctatctatttttaaattttgagtatatcaaattaaaaaatttaaatgaaatagATAACGGGAATTGTACCCTAATAAAGTGTCTGGATAACAATAATGTGtcaaatatattatttttaaaaaaagaagaaagaggaagaagaataaGATAAAAAGTGTCTCAAAACTTGAAAGGAAGGATGCTAATACCTTCCCATTTGATAGGGAAGAAGAGCACATAAACATGTAGTCGCCCATTTGATAGGTAAAAAATGATACTACTGTTGTGCATCAAGAAGactattataaaaattttaacaaTTTTATGCAAACATTTCTGTTGTAAGACTAACACCAAGATCTGGATCGTTGAGTTTTGATGAATGAATTATAATTGAATCAAGATGTTGGTGTCAAACACAGCTATTATAACATGGTGAAATAAGAGAAAGCTccaaaagttacaaaattcagaTGGATATGATCTCATTATATCTGAAACTGACTCGAAAACTTGAGGAAGCCGAAAACCTTGAGACTCTGCCAAGATTATGTATAATGAGTGTTGAGGAAAGGATGGTAAAAGTTGAACTAACAGCAGAGCAGACCACCAATGGCCTTGCGGGTTCGTGATAACGGGCCCTCGTGAAGGAAGTTCCGGGAGTGTTCAAAGATGACTATCAACCAATCTTTGGCTACCTGCAAAGCATAAGATGCAACTCCGGCTACAAGTTAGGAATCCAAACCATTACACCTACAGATATATCCAAAGAAACAAAAAGTATATTGCAACTCTCTAGAGAGTTGCATCTACttttaaatccaaaaaaaaaaaaatctattaaaTACTGTACACTCTTTTCAAAGATTGTCAATTACGATTACTAAATTCTAGGATGGAGACAAATTTAACTTAAATACCATTGGTTCCCGTAGTATGTATCTGTGTATTTATCCTTTTACTTGCATCATAAAATTGACACCAAAACTTGGATTTTGACTTAGATTCAACAAGATCTAATTGTAaggatccaaaaaaaaaaaaaaaagataatggGGGAGATTGAATTAATATATTCACAAACATATGTGAGAGACTAGGTTAATTTACACACATAAGAATATGGCTgaactaatatatataaataaataaataaatacatacatatatatacatatctaCACATATATATGCTAATTATGGCCCAGATCCAGCCTATATACACCCTCTGTTCACATTTTATCTTCTCCAAAAGTTGATAAAAGTCTGCAACAATTTTCTTGCCCAAAAATGCCAAGGATGCGAGAAGCATGAAGAAAGCAATCCAGGTTgaaataaaaggaagaaatcTATGATTTTTGTGCCTCGAAAAGCTATATATAACATGAACACAGTGAGAAAAAAATTCAATAGTACAAAATTAAGATGGAGTATGATATCCTTTTACCTTGCAAACATGGACAACCAAAATTTTCAGGCCAAGTTATCTTGAAGACGCTAGACGCTGCCAATACACAAAAGAGTGTATAATACTTTC
Above is a genomic segment from Coffea eugenioides isolate CCC68of chromosome 5, Ceug_1.0, whole genome shotgun sequence containing:
- the LOC113771641 gene encoding probable disease resistance protein At4g27220, yielding MDCIKELMECMGIWNWALDKGKKWYYLRDNLRSLETKLQILSGRKSDLESQVTDAERSGTKKRKREVEIWFEEVAKIETEFVALKTSIEQGNLLRNAFSSGDGVEKMDAKVQDLIEQSEKFGELCLEVFESRGKPRVTTKLFGEKFDRDLKDILRIGEKLDTNEILRIGIWGMGGVGKTTLAEHIHDHLLENPQFKVYWISVSQDFTIKRLQGDVAKRLGLDLSHEDDEKERAHRLREAFEKMEETVVLILDDVWEDFGLDSLGIGARNCRLILTTRSEDVCNQMQCRTFELKTLDTEEAWGLFKRTLGNETVLDGELKDIAKSITERCGGLPLGIVTVAGSMRGVRDICEWRNALEDLKAGGNDKMEEKVFRILEWSFNRLNKCEKNCFLYCCLYPEDSDIKREELIDLFIWAELTSKRGSRSKAFDEGQTILNKLIRVCLLEETKYFEGGDCVKMHDLVRDMALRITHGNSTPESSRDDVPRFLVKSLGQEHSHVTTLEQEEWTQDLRAVSFYSQNSEGIEIPPAWSPNCPKLSTLLLSDVYIKEIPDSFFRHMCGLKVLNLSWCEGITELPNCVSDMVNLTALILRDCNDLRSVPPLGKLEQLRDLDLFSPKIEDLPEGLESLVNLERLNLDKRDERIYPKGWECRSLRRKIIIPKGTFSQFHRLQRLLLPGNCRVQVNDPEVLNQLESFKGCLSFTDFYKITRWPKYYNHVYITDILTEDPSFVNEVRAWEKQLYFHQCACQMFLRIL
- the LOC113772414 gene encoding disease resistance protein At4g27190-like, with amino-acid sequence MDSVGIEFLWQLASASPRDQLEVSSISPLCGLKRLRLSKLPNLVGLFYGESKPYLFLAGTFSSLQILEISECHNMKQLFTVQLLQNLQNLETLIVEDCGGLEEIAADGNGVGQGGGEGTQLTSSEGATATVILPKLRWLRLDNLPQLKNICKAAMIYKSIEEIRIFNCPNLKRLPLFLSTIDGPPSLPSTLSEIRGDEEWWESLEWDNPCAKNALDPFFSTL